Proteins from a single region of Hordeum vulgare subsp. vulgare chromosome 6H, MorexV3_pseudomolecules_assembly, whole genome shotgun sequence:
- the LOC123404840 gene encoding E3 ubiquitin-protein ligase UPL3-like has product MIVWFLFGSLLFFLNSLRGAPIEDLCLAFTLPGFPDYVLKEGEQNIIVNIHNLEEYVSLVVDATVKSGIMKQVEAFISGFSQVFDISSLQIFSPQELDYLICGRQEIWEAKSLVDNIKFDHRFTPKSPAIINVSTPLFSYTLIWHSTRDHGEAT; this is encoded by the exons ATGATTGTCTGGTTCCTCTTCGGTTCTttgttgttcttcctcaattccCTCCGTGGAGCTCCTATCGAGGACCTGTGTTTAGCTTTTACTCTTCCAGGTTTTCCTGATTATGTTCTCAAAGAAGGCGAGCAAAACATAATT GTTAATATCCACAACCTAGAGGAGTATGTTTCTTTGGTAGTCGATGCGACAGTGAAGTCAGGGATTATGAAGCAGGTTGAAGCTTTCATATCAGGTTTTAGCCAG GTCTTTGATATCTCATCCCTCCAAATATTTTCACCTCAAGAGCTTGACTATCTAATATGTGGTCGTCAAGAAATATGGGAG GCCAAATCACTGGTGGATAACATAAAATTTGATCACCGGTTTACTCCTAAAAGTCCTGCCATTATAAATGTAAGTACACCCTTATTTTCCTATACCTTAATCTGGCACT CTACTCGAGATCATGGCGAAGCTACTTGA